The stretch of DNA gcaggatgcaaGAGTAGTGTTCTTGGAACCAATccatgtttttaattcaaaaatccaaaatcaaaactaaaatcCAAAACAGGCAGCATGAAGGAATCAGGGAACAAGACCAGACACGAGGAAGGTAACAACAAAcctgacatcacacacattaacacacaatgatcccgcagccatactgtgtccaaacactcagctaaatagtggaggaggcctgattgggaatgggccacacctgggtgaaaacatgagggagctaatcattcaccagccaagcacacagacatcactgaggggtggagccacaaacaggaatccctgaaacacagacgagttaacacaaaccaaataaacaaagacacaacaaaaagaggacccaagggttaaaataaacagaacctaacactcttccgtttggttgtcatggcagctcgagtaaatctctgatccattgatggtGGCTTTTTATCGTGCGCGTGCACGTACGTAATCCAAGGTTTACCTAcgcagggttgattgacccacttcataccagctgtaatgaatcagatacccagagtttcccaccgcggggtatgttgacacagagtttatggataaactcagtttgttaaccctcctttatggaatacccctcagttGGATGGACCATCAACTCCATCAAAACAAAGGACAGTTCAGGAAGATGATGTTTTGAGGATGTCCATGTTTCAGGCTTTGGTCCGACATCGTTTCCTCTTCATtctctaaaaacaaacacatgacactttgagtcagctgataaaacactttcactgtCACCTTTAAGGTTGCTGTGTCAACATGTCTGCAGAGTAGACTTACATAGTTGTCTTTGTTGCTCCAGTCGGGGTTCTCATTGGAGTGGATTAAAGATTCCTTTTTGGCCATAGTAAAAAACTTGGATTTCTCCTTTGGTGACAATGATTTCCACTGTGGATGGACAATAAGAAAAGTGTCGGTCACACACACTGAAGAGTTTAACCCTTGGAGCATCCttgtgaccaaaagtgacattttgggtgtttttattttttgcctctCAATAATCTGGTCATTTTAAAGGCTAGCTGTATGGAATTTTGTTACTATTGTTTTTTACATATAGGTCTGAAGTAGTTAAAAAAAGACTGATGCTgtggaagttaaaaaaaaaaaatgagtacatttttattgcacttttattaGATGGACCGTTTGTGTACACAAGGTGTACAAGTGTACGTAAAGGAGTGCACAAAGGTTAAAGGTCATTCATGGAACAAATTAACTCACCTGTTGACCAAGGAATTTGTTCACCACAGCGCTCGTCCTCACGCCCAGCTCCTTCTCCGCAGACTTCCTGTTCGCCTTCAGGAACAGCATGAAGGCGTTGAGGGGCTTTTTGATGTATGGCCCCTCTGCCACCTTCTTCGCCTGGGCCTTCTTCACCTttctgaaggaaaaaaaaaaaaaaacacaaatacagtgTAAGAACAGAGTCAGACACAAGAAAGTCATGTATATTAAAACAACTCACTGTGAGACTGGGGCCTTCACTGGGGACACAGTCTGCACTGGGGGCACAGTCTGCACTGGGGGCACAAAGTCATTCCCATTCCTACAAAGATAAACACACACTGGATCAGAAATCACGTCACATGTGAAGTCACGACTGTGTTTGATCTGGTCTGTTTGTTGCCTTTACTTACTCTCTTCCAAAAGTGGTGGTTGTTTTACCCCCCGGGGTGTACACTGGGATTCCATCATACTGGAGACACAA from Gouania willdenowi chromosome 9, fGouWil2.1, whole genome shotgun sequence encodes:
- the LOC114470308 gene encoding lymphoid enhancer-binding factor 1-like; protein product: MEDILYPNNEQMLAEQREFIQMETVPFYWSQEYGYGGQYGAVQIADQYGTQQNGGQYGDQQNGAQYSAKKNGDQYGAQQNQGPKAVYDHWYGAPNTEEPRSFATLLNSEYWPTQNPGPSTIAPIPKEVPQWIDLQTTTLPAINVPVLTYDGIPVYTPGGKTTTTFGRENGNDFVPPVQTVPPVQTVSPVKAPVSQKVKKAQAKKVAEGPYIKKPLNAFMLFLKANRKSAEKELGVRTSAVVNKFLGQQWKSLSPKEKSKFFTMAKKESLIHSNENPDWSNKDNYRMKRKRCRTKA